GGATGCCCATGTACAGTTGAAAAATGTGAGTAAAAGCTACGATGGTACAACGTTTGCAGTTAAAAACACCAGTGTCACGATAGAGCCAGGTGAGTTCTTCGTTCTAGTAGGGCCTTCGGGGTGTGGAAAAAGTACATTATTACGTATGATAGCTGGACTTGAAAAAGTGACGGCAGGGCGTCTAGAGATAGGCGGTGAGCTGGCGAATGATATGTCGCCAAATAAACGGCAGCTATCCATGGTTTTTCAAAATTATGCGTTATATCCTCATTTAACAGTTGAAGAGAACATTCTCTTTGGACTAAAGGTAAGAAAAATATCAAAAAGTGAGCGGAAGCGGCGCTGTCTTGAGGCAGTAGAGATGCTTGGTATGACAGAGTATTTAAAAAGGAAGCCAAGAGAATTATCTGGTGGGCAAAGACAGCGTGTCGCATTAGCGAGAGCTGTGGTCAGTCACATGCCTATTTGTCTTATGGATGAGCCTTTATCAAACCTTGATGCTAAACTTCGCGGGCAAATGCGTGCTGAAATTCGTCAGCTTCAGCAAGAGCTAGGCATTACGATGATTTATGTGACACACGATCAAGTAGAGGCGATGACAATGGGAGATCGAATCATGGTATTAAAAGAAGGGGAAGTTCAACAGATTGGACGCCCTATGGATATATACAATTACCCAGCTAATACATTTGTGGCTGAGTTTATTGGGGCGCCCCCAATGAATATGGCTGTGGGGGAGCTAACACAGGGGGGGAGATTAATTGTTAAAGATGGATTTAGTTCACAAGTGATTGGGGCAGAACAAACAGCATCATTAGAAAGGCAAGTGCGCGTAGGAATCCGACCTGAAAAGCTTTTAATAGAGGCACCGATAGATGACAAACATTATATTAGTTTGTCTGGGAAGATACGCCAAGTGGAGCTTTTGGGAAATGAAACGATTCTAACATTTGACTTTGGTAACACTGTATGGAAATCGAAAGTATCTGGTCAGTGGCCGGTTAATAAAGGAGAGAACATCAGCTTTTATGTTCACGAAGAGGACATACAATTATTTCATATGGTGTCTTCAAAGCTGCTAACAGTTAAGGCTGTAAATGATTTAGCTGTAGCATCAACTCTATATTCATAGGAGGTACGAATAAGTGAATGACGCAACGAATTATGATTCAACTGTTAAGCAGCCTCTCACAGTAACGGAAGCGATAAAAAATCACGGTGTGAAGACGACATTATCACGATGGGAACGTTCAAAAAATTATCGGATTGCTGCTTTATATTTACTCCCATCCTTTATATTATTTGGCTTATTTATGTTTTATCCAATGGTTAAGTCACTTTTTCTTAGCTTTTTTTTCACTGATGCTCAGGGTGAAGCCACGGCCTTTGTGGGATTTGAAAATTATACATATTTATTTCAATCTGAGACGTTCAGGCAAAGTGTGAAGGTAACCTTATTATTCGTTTTATATACAGTGCCAACAAGTGTGATTGTGTCTTTATTTTTGGCTATTATTGCAAATGAAAAACTGCGAGGCATCGGCTTTTTTAGAACTATTTTTGCCTCCACCTTAGGAATGAGTGTAGCCGCTTCAGCTGTTATTTGGCTGTTTATGTTTCACCCTACAGCCGGGATATTAAATGCTTTTTTGGGAGCAATTAATTTACCACCTGTTTCTTGGCTCCAAGATTCAACAATGGCGCTTGTTTCAGTTGCTTTAACAACAGTCTGGATGAATACCGGATTTGCCTTTTTAATACTGCTAGGCGGCTTGCAAAACATTGATGATCATTTATATGAAAGTGCTAAGATTGATGGCGCTGGCTATTTTTATCAACTTTTTAGAATTACAGTACCAATGCTGTCGCCTACCCTCTTCTTTATTATAACTATTACATTTATTAATTCTTTTCAATCTTTTGGACAAGTAGATATTTTAACAGGTGGTGGCCCGGCGGAAGCAACAAACCTTATTATTTACTCCATTTATCGTGAAGCGTTTGTTTACTATCAATTTGGGCCAGCTAGTGCACAAGTCGTTGTTCTATTTTTAGCTGTCCTCGTGTTGACACTCCTACAATTTAAGTTTGGAGAAAGGAAGGTGCATTACCAGTGATGAGAAAAGGCATGTTATATGTCCTTCTAAGTATTTCTGGATTAGCCTTATTTTTTCCAATCATATATGCTTTTTCAGTTAGTTTTATGACGAGTGATGATATTCTGCAACGTTCTTTGATTCCTACGAATCCAACCTTTCAAAATTATGTAGATATGTTTGCATCAGTGCCTATTGGACACTATTTATTAAATAGCTTTATAGTGGCCGCAGTGACAACACTCGGTATGTTGTGTGTCAGTGCCCTAGCGGCATTTATCTTTGCCTTCGTGCCATTTAAAGGGCGAGGAGGAGTGTTCATATTAGTTATTTCAACACTCCTTATTCCATGGGAAGCGACGATGATTCCAAATTTTTTAACGATCCAATCGTTCGGGTGGATGAATCATTACCTCGGTCTTACAGTTCCTTTTTTCGCTCTTGCCTTCGGGATATTTTTATTAAGGCAGCATTTTAAGACCGTTCCTCAAGAATTATATGAAGCGGCTCAAGTGGAAGGGTTATCCACGTTTCAAATTTTTTATAAGGTGGTGATCCCATACGCTAAGACGAGCTTTGTGACCTTGGGTATTTTTGGATTTTTGACAACGTGGAACATGTATTTATGGCCATTACTCGTGACGACCAACGATTCTGTTCGTACTGTGCAAATTGGATTAAGGCGTCTGCAGGCAGATGAAGTAGCAACTAATTGGGGAATTGTGATGGCAGGTGTTGTCATGGTTATTTTACCTACATTAATTTTACTTATGATTGGCCAAAAACAGTTACAAAAAGGTTTAACAAAAGGGGCACTTAAATAATGAAACTGGGAGTCGATGATATGAAAAAAATGACTAAATGTTTTTTTACTTTCGCATTCATGTTAACAGTGGCGACAGGTTGCCAAACTAATGATGAGGAAGAAGCCACCGCGAATGAACCTGTAGCAGAGCAAGAAGAAAACAATGATTCTAATATGGAAACTAACGAAAAAGACGACGTAATTGAGATTGAATTTTGGCATGCGATGGGGGGAGGACTTGGTGATACGTTGGAAGCATTAATTAGTGATTATAATGCCTCACAATCGGATTATCATATTATCCCTGAATATCAAGGATCCTATGAAGAGCTTTTAACACAGTTCAGAACGGTGGGAGGCACTGACACCGCTCCAGGCCTTATTCAAATGTTTGAAGTGGGGACTAAATATATGATTGAAAGTGATTATATTATCCCTGTTCAAGAATGGATTGATCGTGATAATTATGATATTACTCAGCTAGAAGAAAACATTTTAAGCTATTATTTGGTCAATGAAGAACTTTACTCAATGCCATTTAATTCCTCCACACCAGCCCTTTTTTACAATAAAGAGATGTTTGAAGAAGTGGGTTTAGACCCTGAAAATCCCCCGAGTACGTTTAGTGAAGTAGCTGAAGCGGCAGAACTATTAACAAATGACGATACGTATGGTTTTTCTATGCTTGGGCACGGCTGGTTCTTTGAACAGCTTATTTCAACACAAGGTGCCGATTACGTTGATGAAGAAAATGGACGTGGAGCAGATGCGAATGAAGCGCTCTTTGGTGGAGATGAAGGGCTACGAGCATACGAATGGTTGGCGGACATGAATGACTCAGGTACCTTTAATTATTATGGGCGTGATTGGGATGATTTACGTGCCGCATTCCAGACAGAAAATGTTGCTATGTATATGGACTCTTCCGCAGGGACGAAAGAAATGGTGGATAACGCAAGTTTTGAAGTTGGGGTGGCGTATATTCCACATGCTGATGAAGTAGAGCGACACGGAGTCGTCATAGGTGGTGCTTCTGTATGGATGGGAAGTGGCATTAGTGACAAACAGCAAGAGGCGGCGTGGGACTTTATGAAATGGTTCAACGAGCCGGAAGTACAAGCGGAATGGCATGTGAATACAGGTTATTTCTCAACAAATCCCGCTGCTTATGAAGAAGCTATCGTTCATGAAGAACATGAAAGTTACCCACAGTTAACAGTACCTATTGCTCAATTACAAGATACGATTCCTGCGTCAGCTACTCAGGGGGCATTGATTAGTGTCTTTCCTGAATCGCGGGAACAGGTCGTAACGTCACTCGAAGCATTATATCAAGGAACTAGTCCGGAAGAGGCATTACAGCAAGCGGTAGAGGGAACGAATCGGGCGATTGATGTGGCAAAGCGTGCCTCAGAATAACGGTAAATAACCCCTTTTATTGTAAAAAACACTTATTTCATCTATATATAGATGAGATAAGTGTTTTTTGATGTGAATCCCATCAAGAACTTATGATAAAGGACATTTTTAATCACACTATAGTAATTGGTAGCGGGCAGTTTAGACATCTTTATCATTTTATCACGATAAGCGTCTGTAAAGTGCCCGCCTCAAAATAGAGAGGAGAGCTACCTCTATATTAGGGAGAAACAACGAGCGCTAATGTTCTGATTGACTCTTTGCCAGTCAGTGGGAAAAAACGAAAACTCCCACTGGTTGTAGGTTTGTTGTATAGCGATGTTCACATGACCTTCACGGGTAATTCTCTATTATTGTGGTTTCTATGGAGAATGTCCACCATGTTATAGCTAAGCTTTTTATTTTTCTATATAATGTGATGAGACTCTATTCAATGAGAAGGTGACAAAATTGAAACTTAAAAATTGGCAATTAGCATTAGTCTTACTCGTAATTGGATTCATAGGAGGAGCCCTTTACTGGGTTTGGGCACTAACCTGGTAGAATGACATATCCTCATAAATTATAGATATTTCTCAAAATGATGTGTAACAGAGAGAATAAAATGTCGACCAATATATTAGTCAGGGAGGGAACGATGTGAGAGAGGAGTTTGAGCGGTTATATCAAACCTATCACCAACAACTTTTCCAATACCTCTTTTACCTTGTGCGAAACCGAGAAACAGCAGAAGAACTCGTGCAAGAAGTTTATATAAAAGTTTTAAATTCTTACGAAACGTTTGAAGGGAAAAGCAGTGAGAAGACTTGGCTTTACTCCATTGCGAAGCATGTGGCGATCGATTGGATAAGAAAGCAGTCCCGCAAAAAGCGTAAATCTGAAGGGAAAGAGTATGAATGGAGTGAGCGGGAATTTGAAATAGAAGACAACTACCCTTTACCTGAAGAAATCATAGTACAAAAGGAAGAAGTGCAGCACATCTATAAAATGCTTGAAAAGTGTAGTCAAGATCAACAGCAAGTCGTTTTACTCCGCTATATTCAATCCCTTTCTATAGCTGAAACTGCTGACATATTAGGATGGACTGAAAGTAAAGTTAAAACGACACAGCACCGTGCAATTAAAGCATTGAAAAGACATTTGGAAGAGGCGGATGCTGCGCTGGGTGAAAAGGAGGTAAGTAAATGAACAACAAAAAATGGTCGGAAGAAGATGTAGAGAGAACGTTGACAAAGCTTCCTCCCGTCCAAGATAGGCAAACTAAAGATGCCCTTTTCCAAGCGATAGAGAGCAGGACAGAAAAGGAACTGCCCACACGCTTTTCACCGCGAAAAAAGAAGCCCTGGATCTTTCCGACAATGGCTTCAGCGGCAGCAGTACTTTTAGCTATTCTTATTATTCCTCCTTTCTTTACAAGTGATAATCAACTGACGACAGATAATGTGAATCAAGAAGAGTTAAATAGTAACGCAACGAATCAGTTAGAAAACAATGATTTAAATGATACTGATCTGGAGTCTCCTGAGGTGGCTGTGAATAATAATGAGGAAGAAGAACTTCCAGAAGCACCATCTATAGAAAGTAATGACAACGAAACACTCAATGAACTTGACGGGCACGAGCCAGTACACGTGATGACTAAACCAGCAAGAGTTGCTACCGTTGCTTATATTGCAAAGAGCTACTCTGTTGGAGAGGGAAGTAGTGCTAACCACTATATTACGGTGGAAGAGTACGAACTAGATGAGTCGGTTAATAGAGAGAAGGCACTGCTTACTTCAGTTAAAGAGAGCGATACAACATCAGGTCACTATTTAAATAGTCTACAGGATGTTACGACGAGTGGTGACACAGTTCAGCTTCACTTTACTGATACAACAGCTCTCCAAGCATTAAGCTCTCAAGAATATACCTTTATCGAAGAAATGTTCCAGGAAATTGTACCATTATATGGGTACAACGAAGTGGAATTCCTTGTTGATGAAGAGCCTGGCGTCATTTTAGGTCCACAAGGAATGGCAGAATCTTTGAATGTGATCACACATAATAGAGGTTATTATCTCGTCGAGGAAAATAACGAAAGTGTTTTAATAAGTGCTAGAATGGCGGGAGAAGAAACACAAGAAGATGGGACTCCCTTAACATTTGAACAAACGGTGGAGAAAATGGCGACTACAGAAGACGAGGAAGATTGGTATGAATCAGCCATTCCTTCACCTGTTGAGGTTACAAGTGTAACGATTCCTGGTGATACAGCAAGAGTTGGTTACCGTATTGTCGAAGATGAAGAAATAGAAGAGGAAAGACTTAACTTGTTTTTTGAAGCACTCAAGCTAACCGCTAAATCCTTTACCCTTGATTCATTGGAAATTATCAACGTAGATAGTGGAGACACTGTCATGTATGATATGGAAGATAATTAAGGGACATAAATAATGCTCCTTTTTTAATTGAGTTGATTTAAATAAAAGGAAGCTTACCATAAAGAGTCCACAATCTGGCTGTTGAGAGAAATCCTCTTGACAGCCTTTATTTTAATCAAGTTATAAGAGAATAAACTTCCTACATTAAGCTATCGAATAGTAATAGTGATCTAAAAGAGAATTTCTTTATTACAGATAACAGTCTGTAAAAAGCTCGACTAAAAATAGAGAGGAGCTAAATCTATTTAGCGGGAGATAACGGACGCTAATGTCCTGATTCAGTCAACCCTCACTGCTGATGGGCGCTTTATAAGTTAAATTTTCTCCGGCGGTACTGTAAGCTTTGACGTTTAATACCTAACTTTTCTGCTGCTTGACTAATGTTACCGTTATACATAGAAAGGACATTAGCGATATACATTTTTTCTACTTCTTCTATATAAGTATGAAGAGGTTTGACAGCCGGCTCCACTGTTTTCTGGTTAAATATGTTAGCCTCGCCAATCGTAACGTGATTAGTAGGATGGGGGAATTTTTTTCGAATGTGAATAGGCAAGTGAATAGTATGAATCGGTTCGTCGTAATCAATTAAATTCATGGCCCCTTCAATCATATGTTCTAACTCCCGGACGTTACCTGGCCAATCGTATTGTTGAAAAAAAAGGCTCACTTCATCTGTAAGCCTTGGAACATGTAATTGGAAGCGCTGATTGTACTTTTGTACAAAATGGTCGGCTAATAATGAAATGTCTTCTTTTCGTTTCCTGAGAGGTGGTACTGTAAGTGAGACGACGCTTAGACGGTAGTATAAATCCTCTCTTAGACGGTTTTTTTCAAGAGAAAGCAAAGGGTCTTCGTTCACTGTTGCAATAATTCGAACATCTATCGTTCGATTCTTAGTGTCACCTATACGCCTAATGGATTTTTCTTGAATGGCCCGCAGTAATTTTGCTTGTAGTGATGCATTTAACGAATTAATTTCGTCAAGCATTAATGTACCGCCATCTGCTTGTTCAAATAAGCCCGGGTGGTCAGTAGCACCAGTGAAAGCTCCCTTTACAGATCCGAATAAGATACCTTCAATTAAGGAATCAGGGAGAGCGGCACAGTTTTGACTAATAAATGGTTTTGAGGATCTATGACTACCATTATGAATGCTTTGTGCAAATAATTCTTTTCCCGTACCAGTCTCACCAGAAATAAGCACAGATGACGATGTTCTAGTGGCCCGTTGAGCGTTATGAATAACTTCTTTAATTGCAGATGAATTCCCGATAATTTGCTCAAAAGTAAATTTGGCATCTTGTTTCTCTCTGGAAGTCTCACGGGTCAGGCGTTCAAGTTTCGTGATGTCTTTTGCAATTTCAACTGCCCCTATCCTCATTTCGTTATGAATAAGGGGGAAGGTATCATTGATCGTTGTAATTTCCTGGCCTTTAAAATTAAAATAAGTTTGTTTGGCGTTACGAAGAGTGCTCCCTTTACTTAACGCTTGTAGTAGCCGGCTTTCTTCCTCAGAATTAAATAAAAAAATATCCATAATAGACTTATTTAAAACTTCTTCTTTATTCATGTCTTCAATTTCAGACATTTTTTTATTGTAAATAATGGACTTTCCTTCGTGGTTGATAACGTGTATGCCAATATCAATGGCATCGAGAAGTTGTCTATATACTTCTGGTAATTGAGGTATCTCCTTAAACATCATGCAACCCCTCCTCTTTAGTGTTTAATTCTACAAAGCTCATTGAACCTCCTGCAAAATAGTTTTGCTATTATTCGTAATAATATTTTGCATGCCATGAATTTGTGCAGTGTGACCACCAATCAAAAGGCTTTACGACGAAATTAAAAAGTTGGCACAATTTTTGCAACATTATAAAAGTGAGAATTTTAACTATGAGATTTAAAGGAGTGGATTTGATCATGGTAGTACCTTACAGACATGAGCCATTTACAGATTTTACAGTTGAGGAGAATCGCAAGGAGTATCAAGAAGCACTTGACTTTGTGAAAGGTCAATTGGGTCAAGAATATCCCCTTATTATTAATGGCGAGAAAGTGTTTACTGAGGATAAAACGATTTCAGAAAATCCATCTAACAAAGAAGAAGTCGTTGGTTTCGTTTCTAAGTGTAGCCGTGAATTAGCTGAAAAAGCGATGCAGGCTGCTGATGAAGCCTTTAAATCTTGGAAAAAGTGGGATCCAGAGGCACGAGCGAACATTTTATTTAAAGCGTCTGCCATCATTCGTCGCAGGAAGCACGAATTTTCAGCATGGTTAACTTATGAAGCAGGAAAACCGTGGAAAGAAGCGGATGCAGACACGGCAGAAGCCATTGATTTTCTCGAGTATTATGCAAGACAAATCCTTCGCTTAAAAGATGGGATTGACATAAATTCTAGAGACGGAGAACATAATCAGTTCATTTATATTCCATTAGGTGTAGGAATAACAATTTCACCATGGAACTTTGCTTTTGCAATAATGGCTGGGACTACTGCGGGTCCGATGGTAGCAGGCAATACTATTTTATTAAAGCCTGCGAGTACGACACCAGTTATTGCTTATAAGTTTATGGAAGTGTTATTGGAAGCAGGCCTTCCAAAGGGTGTTGTTAACTATATTCCAGGAAGTAGTGCTGAGATGGGTGACTATCTTGTTGATCATCCTCGCACCCGATTTATCAATTTTACAGGTTCCAAAAAAGTAGGTCTTCATATTGCTGAAAGAGCGGCAAAAGTACAAGATGGCCAAATATGGATGAAGCGTGTCATTGCTGAAATGGGCGGAAAAGATACGATAATCGTAGATGACAATGCAGATTTAGATCTAGCAGCGGAGTCCATCGTATATTCAGCATTTGGCTTTTCAGGCCAAAAGTGCTCAGCATGCTCTCGTGCCATTATTCATGAAAAAGTCTATGAGACGGTTTTAGAGAAAGTCGTTAATCGCACGAAGGAATTGACGGTAGGGCCGGTATATCAAGACAACACTAACTTCATGGGACCTGTTAACGACCAAGCGGCGTTTGAAAAAGTACTAAATTATATTGAGGTTGGTAAACAGGAAGGGAAACTTATGGTTGGTGGTGAGGGAGATAATACCACAGGTTATTTTATTAAGCCGACAGTTTTTGCCGATGTGGCACCGGACGCCCGAATTATGCAAGAAGAGATATTTGGTCCAGTAGTGGCATTTGCGAAAGCTAAGGATTTTAATGAATTGATAGAGATTGCAAATAACACGGAATACGGACTGACAGGTGCGGTCATTTCTAACAATCGTGAACATCTTGAGCAGGCACGTGAAGATTTTCATGTGGGAAATCTCTACTTTAATCGTGGATGTACAGCTGCTATTGTCGGCTATCATCCGTTCGGAGGTTTCAATATGTCTGGAACCGATTCAAAGGCAGGTGGCCCAGACTATCTACTTCATTTCTTACAGCCGAAAACAGTCTCAGATATGTTTTAAGAAAGGGGAGAACGATGACAAAATCCTCCGAGATTATTCACCTGACAGAAGCATATGGAGCAAATAATTATCACCCGCTGCCTATCGTTATTTCAAAGGCAGAAGGTGTCTGGGTAGAGGACCCGGAAGGCAGACGGTATATGGATATGCTGAGTGCCTATTCTGCTGTAAACCAAGGACATAGACATCCTAAAATCATCGACGCTTTAAAACAACAGGCAGATCGGATTACGCTAACGTCGAGAGCATTTCATAATGATCAGCTGGGGACATTTTATGAAAAAGTATCCCGATTAACAGGTAAAAACATGGTTTTACCAATGAATACAGGTGCAGAAGCTGTTGAAACTGCGGTGAAAGCTGTGCGGCGGTGGGCATACAGAGTGAAAGGTGTGGAAGCGAATAAAGCGGAAATAATTGTGTGCCAAGATAATTTTCATGGTCGAACAATGACAGCTGTTTCATTGTCATCAAATGATGCTTATAAACAAGATTTTGGCCCGATGCTTCCAGGTATCAAAGTCATTCCTTATGGTGATAGCGCCGCTTTAAAAGCTGCAATTACACCATATACTGCGGCTTTCCTTTTTGAACCTATTCAAGGGGAGGCGGGAATTAATATTCCGCCAGAAGGCTTTTTAAAGGAAGCTTATGCAATTTGCAAACGAGAACAAGTGCTATACGTAGCGGATGAAATCCAATGTGGCTTGGCTCGTTCAGGAAAGATGTTTGCATGCGATTGGGAAGAGGTAAAGCCTGATATTTATATCCTCGGCAAAGCTCTCGGGGGTGGTGTCATGCCTATCTCTGCTGTTGCAGCGAATGATGATATTCTCGGTGTGTTTGAGCCCGGCTCTCATGGCTCAACATTTGGTGGTAATCCATTAGCGTGTGCTGTTTCCATCGCTGCTCTAGACGTCATAGAAGACGAAAAGCTTGTTGAGAAATCCAATCATCTCGGTGACTATCTAAAAGAACGTCTTAAAACCATTTCTAATCCACAGATAAAAGAAGTAAGGGGCAAAGGTTTATTTATAGGAGTTGAGTTAACTGAACCGGCTAGACCTTATTGTGAAAAGTTAAAAGAAAAAGGACTACTCTGTAAAGAAACACACGAGAATGTTATTCGTTTCGCTCCTCCGCTCATTATTTCAAAAGAAGACCTTGATTGGGCAATTGAACAAATTATGGACGTGTTAACCTTTTAGAATGGCACAATTGCTTGTTCTAGTATCGTCCGGTCACAAGGTGTGACCGGATTCCCTTTATCACAGATAACCGTCCATAAGTTTTCAGCTAAAAATAGAGAGCAGAACGGAATCTATTTAGGTGGGAGCTAACGGCCTGTAATGTCTTGATTGACTCAACGAAAACGTCCACTGATTGAAGCTTAGCTTTATATTAAACGTTAGAAAGGGGCTGTAAAAGGTGATTACGCGACATTTCTTTCTGTTTTTGTCTCAAAATAACTTTATTAAAACGCGAGCGATGAAATGGGGTCCGAAGTTTGGAGCTAAGTCAGTTATAGCGGGAGAAACGATTGAAGAAGCAATGGAAACAGTTCGGTTATTAAATGAAAAGGGACTTGTAGCAACTGTCGATCATTTAGGGGAGTTTGTGTATACACGAGAAGAAGCGATAGATTCAACCGATTATTGTGTGAGGACGCTAGAAGCAATCGCAGTAAATAACGTGTCATGCCACCTCTCACTGAAATTAACGCAACTTGGCCTCGATGTTAGTAGACAGTTATGTCGTGATAATATGGTAAAGATTTTAGAGAAGGCAGCAGAACACGGCATTTTTGTTCGTATTGATATGGAAGATTATTCACACCTTGATGCCACACTAGACCTTTTGTATGAACTGCGTCAACGTTTCGATAATGTGGGGACAGCGATTCAAGGCTATCTATATCGTTCTGAAAAAGATATACAAGATTTAAAAGGTGTCAATCTCCGACTCATTAAGGGGGCGTACAAAGAGTCTCCAGAAGTCGCTTATCAAAAACAAGAAGAAGTTGATCGGAATTATTTGAATATTATTAAAACACACTTAATAAGTGGAAGCTACACGGCTATTGCCACCCATGACCATCGGATTATTGAAGAGGTCATCGCTTATACGAAGGAACAGGGA
The genomic region above belongs to Bacillus sp. A301a_S52 and contains:
- a CDS encoding ABC transporter ATP-binding protein, giving the protein MADAHVQLKNVSKSYDGTTFAVKNTSVTIEPGEFFVLVGPSGCGKSTLLRMIAGLEKVTAGRLEIGGELANDMSPNKRQLSMVFQNYALYPHLTVEENILFGLKVRKISKSERKRRCLEAVEMLGMTEYLKRKPRELSGGQRQRVALARAVVSHMPICLMDEPLSNLDAKLRGQMRAEIRQLQQELGITMIYVTHDQVEAMTMGDRIMVLKEGEVQQIGRPMDIYNYPANTFVAEFIGAPPMNMAVGELTQGGRLIVKDGFSSQVIGAEQTASLERQVRVGIRPEKLLIEAPIDDKHYISLSGKIRQVELLGNETILTFDFGNTVWKSKVSGQWPVNKGENISFYVHEEDIQLFHMVSSKLLTVKAVNDLAVASTLYS
- a CDS encoding sugar ABC transporter permease, translating into MFYPMVKSLFLSFFFTDAQGEATAFVGFENYTYLFQSETFRQSVKVTLLFVLYTVPTSVIVSLFLAIIANEKLRGIGFFRTIFASTLGMSVAASAVIWLFMFHPTAGILNAFLGAINLPPVSWLQDSTMALVSVALTTVWMNTGFAFLILLGGLQNIDDHLYESAKIDGAGYFYQLFRITVPMLSPTLFFIITITFINSFQSFGQVDILTGGGPAEATNLIIYSIYREAFVYYQFGPASAQVVVLFLAVLVLTLLQFKFGERKVHYQ
- a CDS encoding carbohydrate ABC transporter permease; its protein translation is MRKGMLYVLLSISGLALFFPIIYAFSVSFMTSDDILQRSLIPTNPTFQNYVDMFASVPIGHYLLNSFIVAAVTTLGMLCVSALAAFIFAFVPFKGRGGVFILVISTLLIPWEATMIPNFLTIQSFGWMNHYLGLTVPFFALAFGIFLLRQHFKTVPQELYEAAQVEGLSTFQIFYKVVIPYAKTSFVTLGIFGFLTTWNMYLWPLLVTTNDSVRTVQIGLRRLQADEVATNWGIVMAGVVMVILPTLILLMIGQKQLQKGLTKGALK
- a CDS encoding ABC transporter substrate-binding protein translates to MKKMTKCFFTFAFMLTVATGCQTNDEEEATANEPVAEQEENNDSNMETNEKDDVIEIEFWHAMGGGLGDTLEALISDYNASQSDYHIIPEYQGSYEELLTQFRTVGGTDTAPGLIQMFEVGTKYMIESDYIIPVQEWIDRDNYDITQLEENILSYYLVNEELYSMPFNSSTPALFYNKEMFEEVGLDPENPPSTFSEVAEAAELLTNDDTYGFSMLGHGWFFEQLISTQGADYVDEENGRGADANEALFGGDEGLRAYEWLADMNDSGTFNYYGRDWDDLRAAFQTENVAMYMDSSAGTKEMVDNASFEVGVAYIPHADEVERHGVVIGGASVWMGSGISDKQQEAAWDFMKWFNEPEVQAEWHVNTGYFSTNPAAYEEAIVHEEHESYPQLTVPIAQLQDTIPASATQGALISVFPESREQVVTSLEALYQGTSPEEALQQAVEGTNRAIDVAKRASE
- the sigX gene encoding RNA polymerase sigma factor SigX; translation: MREEFERLYQTYHQQLFQYLFYLVRNRETAEELVQEVYIKVLNSYETFEGKSSEKTWLYSIAKHVAIDWIRKQSRKKRKSEGKEYEWSEREFEIEDNYPLPEEIIVQKEEVQHIYKMLEKCSQDQQQVVLLRYIQSLSIAETADILGWTESKVKTTQHRAIKALKRHLEEADAALGEKEVSK
- a CDS encoding sigma 54-interacting transcriptional regulator, whose protein sequence is MFKEIPQLPEVYRQLLDAIDIGIHVINHEGKSIIYNKKMSEIEDMNKEEVLNKSIMDIFLFNSEEESRLLQALSKGSTLRNAKQTYFNFKGQEITTINDTFPLIHNEMRIGAVEIAKDITKLERLTRETSREKQDAKFTFEQIIGNSSAIKEVIHNAQRATRTSSSVLISGETGTGKELFAQSIHNGSHRSSKPFISQNCAALPDSLIEGILFGSVKGAFTGATDHPGLFEQADGGTLMLDEINSLNASLQAKLLRAIQEKSIRRIGDTKNRTIDVRIIATVNEDPLLSLEKNRLREDLYYRLSVVSLTVPPLRKRKEDISLLADHFVQKYNQRFQLHVPRLTDEVSLFFQQYDWPGNVRELEHMIEGAMNLIDYDEPIHTIHLPIHIRKKFPHPTNHVTIGEANIFNQKTVEPAVKPLHTYIEEVEKMYIANVLSMYNGNISQAAEKLGIKRQSLQYRRRKFNL
- the pruA gene encoding L-glutamate gamma-semialdehyde dehydrogenase; protein product: MVVPYRHEPFTDFTVEENRKEYQEALDFVKGQLGQEYPLIINGEKVFTEDKTISENPSNKEEVVGFVSKCSRELAEKAMQAADEAFKSWKKWDPEARANILFKASAIIRRRKHEFSAWLTYEAGKPWKEADADTAEAIDFLEYYARQILRLKDGIDINSRDGEHNQFIYIPLGVGITISPWNFAFAIMAGTTAGPMVAGNTILLKPASTTPVIAYKFMEVLLEAGLPKGVVNYIPGSSAEMGDYLVDHPRTRFINFTGSKKVGLHIAERAAKVQDGQIWMKRVIAEMGGKDTIIVDDNADLDLAAESIVYSAFGFSGQKCSACSRAIIHEKVYETVLEKVVNRTKELTVGPVYQDNTNFMGPVNDQAAFEKVLNYIEVGKQEGKLMVGGEGDNTTGYFIKPTVFADVAPDARIMQEEIFGPVVAFAKAKDFNELIEIANNTEYGLTGAVISNNREHLEQAREDFHVGNLYFNRGCTAAIVGYHPFGGFNMSGTDSKAGGPDYLLHFLQPKTVSDMF
- a CDS encoding ornithine--oxo-acid transaminase; the protein is MTKSSEIIHLTEAYGANNYHPLPIVISKAEGVWVEDPEGRRYMDMLSAYSAVNQGHRHPKIIDALKQQADRITLTSRAFHNDQLGTFYEKVSRLTGKNMVLPMNTGAEAVETAVKAVRRWAYRVKGVEANKAEIIVCQDNFHGRTMTAVSLSSNDAYKQDFGPMLPGIKVIPYGDSAALKAAITPYTAAFLFEPIQGEAGINIPPEGFLKEAYAICKREQVLYVADEIQCGLARSGKMFACDWEEVKPDIYILGKALGGGVMPISAVAANDDILGVFEPGSHGSTFGGNPLACAVSIAALDVIEDEKLVEKSNHLGDYLKERLKTISNPQIKEVRGKGLFIGVELTEPARPYCEKLKEKGLLCKETHENVIRFAPPLIISKEDLDWAIEQIMDVLTF